The Prevotella herbatica genome contains the following window.
AAATGAAAAATATTTATCTACTTTTTTTATTAACCTTCCTATCGGTAAATACCTATGGTCAAGGAAAAATATATAATAGAGTAATTCATGATTTAATAGAAAAAGAAAGAATTTCTCAAAGTGACAGCGCATATATAATGGTTATAGACAGTACGATTCATATTAATAATAAAATATTATTAACGAAGTTTCCCAATATAGATACTACTTGGAAGTCAAAGCCTTTATTCATTATATTAAAGCCAACATGTATTAAAAATAAAATAACTATTTGGATTAATCAATGCGATCTTTCTCCAAATATAAAAGAAAAAGAATATGCGATTACAAGCTATGGTTCCATTATGTTACAATATAAACGATTTAAGAACCATCTTAAACTTGTCAAATATAAAAATACAGGCATATAAAAAAATAGCGATATGAAAAAAATAATAACAACTATAATAATATTTTTAGTAGGAATAATACTAGGAATATTTATCAAGTCAGAATATGACTCAGTGAAAAGTAAAAAGGTCGTAGTTAAACAAGATTATATCTTTAAAGGAAATGTGAAAGTAGACAAGGATATGATAGATGCACGAAAATCGGTAGATGATAGTATCAATTATGAATCAGGAACAGACCCTTTTAACGTATACCGTAATCAGAACGGACTCATTCCCAATGCTAAGGCAGCAGTAGATGTTGCAAAGATAATATTTAATTATTGCGAAAATGGAACATTTAACAATGAAAAGCCTTTTAATGTAGAATTAGTAAATAACAGAGTATGGTACATATCTGGTTCTCTTCCAAAAGGTGCTGTGGGTGGCGTTGTCGAGATATCAATACAGAAGTCTGATGGTAAGGTGTTAGCAATATTCCATGGTAAATAAAAAAGTAACACGCAAGGCATCAGGCAGTATACATGAAAATAACTGATAGTTAATGCGTATTGCGTGACTTGCTTTTACTACATGAGTCGAGTTATGAAACAGCGCCATTAATGTTTCTCATTCATCCCTACGATTAGAATAATCTTGCAGTATCCGTTAGGTAACGAAAGCAGATGACTGCCAAGCATGTAGAATATGTAGTGGAATGTGGTAATAGTATAATATATAAATATAATAAATATGGAATTATTTCAACGTGTCCGACGAATGTGTTTTCTAAAAAGAAGCATAGTGTTGCTATTTATAGTATGTAGTATACCTCATACTTTGTATGCTCAAAATAGCTATTTGAAACAGTATGATTATATAATAAAGGATCTTCTTAAAACTGTTAAATCTGATACCCTATATTTTTCTTTCGATGGTGATTCGTGTATAGAAAATTCTATAAGGAAGCATGTTAAAAGTAAAAGAGCAAAAATAGAAATGCCTATGAAAGATGACTATTTATACATTTTGTCATATCCTAAGGTAGTTAAACATCGTCTGTCTATTCTAGTTATGCAAACATGGTTGGTTGCCGATCATAAGGTTCTTTTAAATAACAATTCTATAGAATATTTTTTTGGAAAGAAAAAAGTAATACGCAAGGCATCACACACTATACATGGGAATAACTAATAATTAAATCAAGTCGTGTTGTGTAAAAAACAAATAGATAATGATGAACAAGTGTGACATAGGAAGTTCTGCAGGTGATATTATTCTGTACATAGCTTTAATAAGATATAGCATGAACAAGATTGGAAAACAGAATTTCAAATTACCTCACTAAATGAAAAAAGGAATATATATAATTTTTCTTGTTATACTATGTATACCTGCTATGATATATATAGCAATCTTTCTATATAGTAGCTTTCACTCATATGACAGGACATTTAAAGCAAATATTGATAGATTCGGGTGGCAAATGAAATTTACAGAACAGGAAGCTGATTCATTGCTTAATTTTACTTTGTATCAAAAAAGGGAAAAAACATGTGACAGCATATCATTACTTATCCGTAACAGATATATGGAAGATGTTGTATCGTTCCTCTTTGTAGAAGGTAACGACACGATATATATAAGAAAAGAACAAGAATTTCGGGAACTGTTTTCACCAGAAGAACAAAATCAACATCTAGTAGCCCCTCCTGACTTTGTTGTTATCAATCCAGTTGTTGGTAAACTACCGTCAAAGTGTAAAACTGTGTCTTACTCCGATCAAAGATTCTTTGTATACGACAGAAAAAAATGTACGTACATACCCAAAAACAACAATATTCATGTTGTGACTTTGACTCATCTAACAGAAAGGACAAATTCGTACTACTTGTTCGACCTAACTAAAAACGACACTTGGGAAATTAAGTTGGATATCGCCAAGAATTGATTCACTTTTTCTATATAGCATAACCGACCGACTTTTAGTCTGTTTGTGCTATAAAATATTATTAATATAAGCGCTGTTCATTGCCACTAAATCACCATTAGCGTAGAAATAGGGTGACAACCGTTAAACTACATGACATACTGTTCGCTATCATGTTTTCAACTCAATTGAATGATTTTTTCCTTGTTCAGGCATTTTATTAGCTGACTACAAACCGGATGAAACTGCTTTAGTGGATAGTGTGGAGATGTGCTATGAGGAAAAGCATGAAGATTTTTTACTGTTGTAAGAAGGTATGACTAAATAAAATACTATAATTTTTTCAATGATTTATGCTTTATTTTACTCAAAAGTTTTTATCTTTGCGTCAAACGCTATAATTAAGCTAAAATATCTCCGCCTGTTGAGGTGAACAGATATTCTAACCTATGTTGGCAAAACACACTTAGTCAAACAAAAACTAGAATACAATGAAAATTAAAACACTCGTAATCTCGCTTATGCTTCTCTTAGTATGCGGAAGCTATGCACAAACAGTTAGTTATTCATATAAACCATTAGCAGAAGAAGGATGTTGTGTTGATTATAGCATAGCTAAACAAAACTCTGTATATTCTATTATCGTAAAAGTAACATCAAATAGTTCGCTTTTTCTTAAAGAGGCAACAATGTTACTTAAAACATTCGATGGCGAAATCATTAAGTTACATGGTACGGCAATTAATGTTGATTCTCAATCTACAAATCATACTTCTGGGAATATGAACTCTACAGCTCAATTCATAGCAACACCTGCTCAACTTGAATCATTAAAGAAAGGAATATCAAAAATTAGACTATCAACATCGCCGATAGAACATGAGCGAGAATTCAAAAAAGATAAGATTGGAAAGAAACTATATCAACTATTTCTCAAACAAAAGGATAAAGATAATAATTTCTGATATAAACAAGGGCAAGCCATTTCATTAAGCCGTTAGGGCAATTTAATGAAATGGCTTGTTTATTCATCAATATGCTTTTTGACGAGGTTATACGCAAAAAGATTCTATAACTTTAGAGATTATTGCGTATTTACGCACTTTTGTCTAAAGTGAAGAGAGATGTTGATATATTCTACATGATTGAAATATTATCAATGCGGAGCTTCAACATACCAGCAGGTACTTTTATTTCTACGATGTCACCTACCCGCTTCTTAAGCAGTCCTTGGGCAATAGGTGTCTTAATAGAAATCTTACCTGTGGAGAAGTCGGCTTCCATAGGATTCACAATAGTATATTTCATTTCACGGTTGTGCGTGAGGTCGGTGAGCTTAACAGTTGAAAACAACTGTACGGCATCTGCTGTAAGACGGTTGCGCTCAATGATACGTGCATTGGTGAGTTTTACTTTCAGGCGGTCTATACGTCCTTCCAGCTTGCCCTGTTCACGTTTAGCGGCATGGTATTCAAAGTTCTCACTAAGATCACCCTTGTCTCTTGCCTCGGAAATTGCTTCGGAAATACGTGGACGTTCAACGGTCATAAGCTCGTGAAGTTCGGCAACCATCTTGTCGTATCCTTCCTGTGATATGTATTCTATCATGATTTTCAGTTTTACGGCTGCAAAGGTATTACTATTTCGTAAATATCATGCCACAAATGACAAATATTTTATTGGAGTAATTGATGTACATTGTTTTTTTGTGTGTACTGTAATTTCTTTGCCGTTGTCATGGACACAAAAGGAAATAAGGTTACTGGGAAACTATGGCTTAATCTAATTGTAAGTAACAAAAAAAGAGCCGGAATATTATTCCGACTCTTTATATATTTATCCACGAAGGGAATATTACTCAGCAGCAAGTGTAAAGCGCTTGTAAGCAAGGATAGAAAGACCACCCTGTGCCTTGAGCCAATCCTGAACACTGATCTTATCACCATCACCAAATTGGAACTCCTGATCTACAAGGCAGTTATCCTTGAAGAACTTAGCCATACGACCTTTAGCAATGTTCTGAATCATTGTTTCATTAAGATTAGCTGTCTTCTCAGCAGCAGTAGCTTCGCTAATCTGCTTTGCCTTGTCAGCCTCTTCCTGTGTCAACCAACCCTTGTTGATGTTGCTCTCGATATGCTCAGCAGAGTCAACGAGGTTAGGATTAAGACCAGCCTTCTTAAGAGCTGCAACAACAGCCTTCTCAACCTGCTCTTCCTTAGTCTTCTCGATAGCTACCTTCAACTCCTCGTCTTTAACAGCCTGAGGAACAGAAGTCTCGTCAAGAGCTACAGGACGCATAGCAGCAACCTGCATGGCAACCTTATGACCAGCCTCATCGTTGTTAGCGTTCAACTGAACCATTGTTGCAAGAGTGTGCTTACCCATGTGATCGTATACAGCGATGTTATCACCTTCAAGGAAGTTGTAACCATCAATCTCCATCTTCTCACCAGAGATACCTGAACGATGCTGAACAGCAGTTTCTGCGTCATCACCATTAGCAAGTTTCAAAGCCTTAACCTCATCAATAGTCTTAGCCTTTGCTGCGATAGCAGCATCAAGGATGTTCTGAACAAGTTCTACGAAATCCTTACCAGCAGCAACGAAGTCTGTTTCACACTTTACAGCAACCATAGCTGCAAAACCATCAACGCTCTTTACAAGAACACAACCATTAGATGTCTCACGATCAGAACGCTTAGCAGCAATAGCCAAGCCACGCTCACGAAGTAAATCCTTAGCCTTGTCAAAATCGCCTTCAGCCTCAGTGAGAGCTTTCTTTACGTCAGCAAGACCAGCACCTGTCATGGCGCGAAGCTTCTTAATATCTTCAATAGAAATAGCCATAATATTGATTTTCTTTAATAAAATAAAGTTCTAAAAAAACGTGATAGGGTCTTATATGATTTTATTAGGGTCTTATAGATCCTATCAAAATCCTATAAGACCCTATTTAATTATTCAGCAGCAGGAGCAGCTTCTTCTTCCTTTGCAGGAGCAGCAGCCTCTGTTTCCTTTGCTGCTGGAGCAGCCTCATCCTTACGAGCCTTACGAGTGCGCTTCTTGCCTTCGCCAGCTTCCTCAGACTGCTCTGCAGCAGCCTTTTCGTCAGCCTTCTCAGCCTTACGCTCCTCAAGACCCTCAGCGATAGCACCACAAACAGCTGTCAAGATAGTCTCAACACTGTCCTTAGCGTCATCATTAGCTGGGATAACGAAGTTTATGTTCTTAGGATCTGAATTGGTATCAACGATACCGAATACAGGAATACCCAGGCGGTTAGCTTCCTTAACAGCGATGTGCTCAACCATTACGTCTACAACGAAGAGTGCACTTGGCAAACGAGTAAGATCTGCAATAGAACCAAGGTTCTTTTGAAGCTTAGCACGCTGACGAGTAATCTGCAACAACTCACGCTTAGAGAGGTTAGAGAATGTACCGTCGCTCATAAGTTTATCGATGTTCGTCATTTTTTTAACTGCCTTACGGATAGTAGGGAAGTTAGTCAGCATACCACCTGCCCAACGCTCGTTAACGAATGGCATGTTTACTGAAGCGGCCTTATCGGCTACGATTTCCTTAGCCTGTTTTTTAGTAGCGACGAACAGGATTTTCTTACCTGATTTAGCGATTGCCTTAAGAGCCTCTGAAGCTTCATCAATTTTAGCTACAGTCTTGTTAAGGTCTATGATATGAATACCATTACGCTCCATGAAGATATAAGGAGCCATAGATGGATTCCACTTACGACGAAGGTGACCAAAGTGGCAACCTGCCTGGAGTAACTGGTCAAAATTTGTTCTTGACATTTTTTCCTAATTTAAATGTTTACTTTCTTTTTTAATTCTTATTAGAATCAGTCGGATAGTAGCCGTCCAAAGGACAGATCTACCCAATTTAGATACTAAACAGGATCGTTCAGTTGGATTAACGCTTACTGAACTGGAAGCGACGACGAGCCTTAGGCTGACCTGGTTTCTTACGCTCAACAGCACGGCTGTCACGTGTAAGGAATCCTGCATCCTTCAACTTTTTCTTGTCATCAGCATTAATCTTAACAAGTGCACGGGCGATAGCAAGACGAAGAGCCTGGCTCTGACCTGTAAAACCACCACCGTTAAGAGTAGCCTTGATGTCGTAGGTACCTTCAACTTCCATCAACTGTAAAGGCTGCTTAACAACATACTGAAGTATTGCTGATGGAAAGAATTCTGTTAAATCTTTCTTATTTATAGTGATCTTGCCTGTACCTTCTGAAAGGTATATACGAGCTACCGCATTTTTACGGCGACCAATTGCATTAATTACTTCCATCTTACTTAATTATTTATACTGATTAATATCGATTGATTTTGGCTTCTGAGCAGTCTTATCATGCTCTGTACCATCGAATACATAAAGGTTATCCATAAGAGCACGACCAAGGCGTCCCTTAGGAAGCATACCCTTTACAGCGTGGCGAACCATTTTATCTACACCATCTTTGCGAGTACGAAGCTCTGCAGGTGTATTAAAACGCTGACCACCAGGGTAACCAGTATAACGTGTGTAAACTTTATCAGTTTCCTTCTTACCAGAGAAAACTACCTTAGCGGCATTGATAATGATTACGTTGTCACCACAATCACAGTTAGGTGTGAAGTTTGGTTTGTACTTTCCGCGAAGCAGCTTAGCTACTTTAGAGCAAAGGCGACCCACAATCTGATCGCTGGCGTCAACTACGACCCACTCTTTCTTAGCTGTTTCCTTATTAGCGGAAATAGTCTTGTAACTTAAAGTGTCCATTTTTAAAATTAAATTTTACTACTAAAAAACGTTTAATTACATTGTAATAACAGAGACCTCACGGCGCCTCCAGTCTAAAAGAGACCATCCATAGCTTTTTCTCTGCCGTGCAATAGATTCACTAACTGCGATACTCGGCCAAAAGTAAGGCTATTAACACCATTGCACTACTGGGGTTTCTAAGAGTCGCCCCTGTAATCGGTGTGCAAAGGTACATATTTTATTCTTACTTCATGATGCAAGGGTATAACACATTCCTTAATTTTACGATTAATTAACTATATTTCGAATAGTTAACCAAATTGATTCAAAGGAAAATGACCTATATGATATAATTTAAGATTTCTGATATTTTCTATTTAGATGATTATCATAGTCATATCTGAAGATATTTTTTCTTATCTTCACTACATTATATCTAAATACAAATTTCAGTAATGGGAGTATTGGCTTAGAATTGGTTTGATAAAAAACAGGTGGCAGATATACACGATAAAGAAGAGCGATGGTATCAAAGGCACTAAAATCATTTGGGGTTCCATGATACAACCATCTTTCTGCCAAAAAACGATCTGTATTATCCCCACTACTGTTGATTGGTGACAAGCTACGTATATATTTAGAAGTTGCCCACCAGAAGTTGCCTGCATACATTATGTAAGGTGCAGGTTTGGGGGGATATCGGTAGCATCCGTAAGTATCATAACCATCAAGAAGCACGTTTACGGCTACCTGCCATTTATCCATAAGAAAGTATTCCATGAGTATTCGCCATGCATCAACTCTGCGCTTGAATTTCACATAACAAGAGTCTTTGCGCTTTTCTGAGAAAAAAGAAACACCCTTTGTATGGAAATAATAAAACA
Protein-coding sequences here:
- a CDS encoding NTF2 fold immunity protein; protein product: MKKIITTIIIFLVGIILGIFIKSEYDSVKSKKVVVKQDYIFKGNVKVDKDMIDARKSVDDSINYESGTDPFNVYRNQNGLIPNAKAAVDVAKIIFNYCENGTFNNEKPFNVELVNNRVWYISGSLPKGAVGGVVEISIQKSDGKVLAIFHGK
- the greA gene encoding transcription elongation factor GreA is translated as MEYISQEGYDKMVAELHELMTVERPRISEAISEARDKGDLSENFEYHAAKREQGKLEGRIDRLKVKLTNARIIERNRLTADAVQLFSTVKLTDLTHNREMKYTIVNPMEADFSTGKISIKTPIAQGLLKKRVGDIVEIKVPAGMLKLRIDNISIM
- the tsf gene encoding translation elongation factor Ts, yielding MAISIEDIKKLRAMTGAGLADVKKALTEAEGDFDKAKDLLRERGLAIAAKRSDRETSNGCVLVKSVDGFAAMVAVKCETDFVAAGKDFVELVQNILDAAIAAKAKTIDEVKALKLANGDDAETAVQHRSGISGEKMEIDGYNFLEGDNIAVYDHMGKHTLATMVQLNANNDEAGHKVAMQVAAMRPVALDETSVPQAVKDEELKVAIEKTKEEQVEKAVVAALKKAGLNPNLVDSAEHIESNINKGWLTQEEADKAKQISEATAAEKTANLNETMIQNIAKGRMAKFFKDNCLVDQEFQFGDGDKISVQDWLKAQGGLSILAYKRFTLAAE
- the rpsB gene encoding 30S ribosomal protein S2 encodes the protein MSRTNFDQLLQAGCHFGHLRRKWNPSMAPYIFMERNGIHIIDLNKTVAKIDEASEALKAIAKSGKKILFVATKKQAKEIVADKAASVNMPFVNERWAGGMLTNFPTIRKAVKKMTNIDKLMSDGTFSNLSKRELLQITRQRAKLQKNLGSIADLTRLPSALFVVDVMVEHIAVKEANRLGIPVFGIVDTNSDPKNINFVIPANDDAKDSVETILTAVCGAIAEGLEERKAEKADEKAAAEQSEEAGEGKKRTRKARKDEAAPAAKETEAAAPAKEEEAAPAAE
- the rpsI gene encoding 30S ribosomal protein S9, with the protein product MEVINAIGRRKNAVARIYLSEGTGKITINKKDLTEFFPSAILQYVVKQPLQLMEVEGTYDIKATLNGGGFTGQSQALRLAIARALVKINADDKKKLKDAGFLTRDSRAVERKKPGQPKARRRFQFSKR
- the rplM gene encoding 50S ribosomal protein L13; translation: MDTLSYKTISANKETAKKEWVVVDASDQIVGRLCSKVAKLLRGKYKPNFTPNCDCGDNVIIINAAKVVFSGKKETDKVYTRYTGYPGGQRFNTPAELRTRKDGVDKMVRHAVKGMLPKGRLGRALMDNLYVFDGTEHDKTAQKPKSIDINQYK